The genomic DNA ACGTTTGTTGGGCGTGCCCCCGGAGGTAATCGAGAGTTTCGGAGCCGTCAGTTACGAAACCGCCGTCGCAATGGCAGAAGGAGCCTTGGACAAAAGCCCCAATGCACAGCGGGCCATATCGATTACGGGAATCGCTGGACCTGGAGGCGGTAGCACTGAAAAGCCGGTGGGCTTGGTTCACTTCGCTCTGGCGGGAAGCCAGCTGCAGACATGGGCGATGCATCAGGTGTTTCCGGGGAACCGTCATGCCGTCCGACATGCGAGCCTGAGGCATGCACTGTCACTGCTTCAGGAATCGATCGCTCAGGCATGAAGGGATATCACGAGCTTTACAGGGTCACACTGGCGGACACGCTGCTATTTCTGATCGCTGTCCTGGCAAGCGTCCGATTTGTCCTGCCCTGGTTGTTGCAGACTTTTTCTCAAGGTTTCAGAGCCCTTCCGGAATCGACGG from Lujinxingia vulgaris includes the following:
- a CDS encoding CinA family protein, yielding RLLGVPPEVIESFGAVSYETAVAMAEGALDKSPNAQRAISITGIAGPGGGSTEKPVGLVHFALAGSQLQTWAMHQVFPGNRHAVRHASLRHALSLLQESIAQA